In a genomic window of Thermosynechococcus sp. CL-1:
- a CDS encoding NYN domain-containing protein — protein MAGSLAVALTREPLPVVAVSSAGAWVGTWVQDRQRHSLTPQIEDLLQRLEERLQHLETRTSGNGPRRTAIFYDIENLIKGYNIKAADVAKISLAAIQAHIRQAYPIERVLLQRAYANWSDARLGPLRREMHQLGIEPVQVFGFSYENRKNAADIQLAIDVVDLIFQDDRFDTFVIVSGDGGFGSLAKKLRQYGKTVIGCAYEDAAGKSFQAICDAFVHIPDPTVKPRPPVASPAPPIEAPPPSIPSSAIPLDPDNRRLCADLSISLARHAEGAIAKTRQILDWYRRDSECGKLLRQEGLPISKVQGAVQALLPNFDILQLGMVKFSEYLRYVCKNTIFCVFHRQGSANQLRLGLREHLPPSAVVMANFEKRPLHSLATYRALLSHERVAIAQPPALAYVLAWLLDHRDCAATLEELATMIEQTAPAEIGGSQIEIALNNCQAANILVPAPHSGDRYFVAAKITTLPASYAALAQWLDQTLRVFFERVGAHPKPELLRALIEPSVSVHQ, from the coding sequence GTGGCGGGTTCCCTCGCCGTCGCCCTTACCCGTGAACCGCTTCCTGTGGTGGCGGTCAGTTCTGCGGGGGCATGGGTGGGCACTTGGGTGCAAGATCGTCAACGTCATTCCCTAACCCCCCAGATCGAAGACCTCCTCCAACGTTTAGAGGAAAGACTGCAACACCTTGAAACCCGCACTTCTGGAAATGGCCCGCGTCGTACCGCTATTTTCTACGACATTGAAAACCTGATCAAAGGCTACAACATCAAAGCCGCAGATGTGGCCAAAATCTCCCTCGCTGCCATCCAAGCCCATATTCGCCAAGCCTACCCCATCGAGCGGGTGCTGCTGCAACGTGCCTATGCCAACTGGAGTGATGCTCGCCTTGGGCCACTGCGCCGGGAAATGCACCAATTGGGCATTGAGCCTGTACAGGTCTTTGGCTTTTCCTACGAAAATCGCAAAAATGCTGCTGATATTCAATTGGCGATTGATGTGGTGGATTTGATTTTTCAGGATGACCGCTTTGATACGTTTGTGATTGTCTCCGGCGATGGTGGCTTTGGCTCCCTTGCCAAGAAGTTACGGCAGTACGGCAAAACAGTCATTGGCTGCGCCTACGAAGATGCGGCTGGCAAGAGTTTTCAGGCCATTTGTGATGCCTTTGTCCACATCCCTGATCCAACCGTAAAACCCCGCCCACCTGTCGCCAGTCCCGCTCCCCCCATTGAAGCGCCGCCGCCCAGCATCCCATCCTCCGCCATTCCCTTAGATCCTGATAATCGTCGTTTGTGTGCGGATTTAAGTATCAGCTTGGCTCGCCATGCCGAGGGGGCGATCGCCAAAACGCGGCAGATTCTCGATTGGTACCGCCGTGATTCGGAGTGTGGCAAGCTCCTGCGGCAGGAAGGGCTACCCATTAGTAAAGTCCAAGGGGCGGTACAAGCCCTGCTGCCCAACTTTGACATTTTGCAGTTGGGGATGGTCAAGTTCTCGGAATACTTGCGCTACGTCTGCAAAAACACGATCTTCTGCGTCTTTCATCGGCAGGGCAGTGCCAATCAACTGCGTCTTGGCCTACGGGAGCATCTTCCCCCCAGTGCTGTGGTGATGGCCAATTTTGAAAAGCGTCCCCTCCATAGTCTGGCAACCTATCGCGCTTTGCTCAGTCACGAACGGGTGGCGATCGCCCAACCCCCAGCCTTAGCCTATGTTTTAGCGTGGCTCCTTGACCATCGCGATTGCGCTGCCACCCTAGAAGAACTGGCCACCATGATTGAGCAAACCGCCCCAGCGGAGATTGGTGGCAGTCAAATTGAAATTGCCTTGAATAACTGCCAAGCGGCCAATATTCTTGTGCCAGCTCCCCACAGTGGCGATCGCTATTTTGTTGCTGCGAAAATCACAACCCTTCCCGCAAGCTATGCCGCACTGGCGCAGTGGCTAGATCAGACCCTTCGGGTGTTTTTTGAACGGGTAGGGGCGCATCCGAAACCAGAACTGTTGCGGGCACTCATTGAGCCATCTGTTTCTGTGCACCAGTAA
- a CDS encoding beta-ketoacyl-ACP synthase, whose protein sequence is MNVVITGIGLWTALGESAIATWRRYCQGKTALIATPKGLVGATTLPIEKIIAATTTQALNDAKLTVPLGDAGVVVGSSRGFQAQWETWLRQPSLSRETWLQTLPATVSQQVAQIAGIQGIVLNPTAACATGMWAIAQGALLIEQNQCDLVLAGGVESAVSPLTLAGFRQLGVLAQERAAPFDRQRQGFGLAAGGAIVVLESEARARSRGIDPYARIAGVGLSADAEHMAAPSVHQTGALLAIQKALAQAGLTPPQIDCIHSHGTGTQRNDAAEATWMQTLFGQGVAVTSHKGALGHTLGAAGAIAIALSCLSLREQQIPPCVGCETPDFDLDIVQQTRSAPLEHILCCSYGFGGQNAAIVLAPP, encoded by the coding sequence GTGAATGTTGTTATTACCGGTATTGGTCTGTGGACAGCTCTGGGGGAGAGCGCGATCGCCACATGGCGGCGCTACTGTCAAGGAAAAACGGCACTCATCGCCACGCCTAAAGGACTGGTGGGTGCAACGACCTTACCGATTGAGAAAATTATTGCTGCGACGACAACTCAAGCGCTCAACGACGCAAAATTAACGGTTCCCCTAGGCGATGCTGGAGTGGTGGTTGGCTCCAGTCGGGGCTTTCAAGCACAGTGGGAAACGTGGTTACGGCAGCCTTCTCTATCGCGAGAAACATGGTTACAAACCTTGCCAGCAACTGTCTCGCAGCAGGTAGCACAAATTGCAGGCATTCAGGGGATAGTGCTCAACCCCACAGCCGCCTGTGCCACGGGAATGTGGGCGATCGCCCAAGGGGCATTACTCATTGAGCAGAACCAGTGTGATCTGGTGTTGGCGGGAGGGGTCGAGTCCGCCGTCTCCCCCTTGACCTTGGCGGGATTTCGGCAGTTGGGGGTATTGGCTCAGGAGCGTGCGGCCCCCTTCGATCGCCAGCGGCAGGGATTTGGCTTAGCGGCCGGCGGTGCTATTGTCGTCCTAGAATCTGAGGCACGGGCGCGATCGCGAGGCATTGACCCCTATGCCCGAATTGCTGGAGTGGGTCTCAGTGCTGATGCCGAGCATATGGCTGCCCCCAGTGTCCACCAAACCGGTGCTCTCCTAGCCATTCAAAAGGCCTTGGCTCAGGCGGGGCTAACACCGCCACAGATCGACTGTATCCATAGTCACGGTACGGGCACACAGCGTAACGATGCCGCCGAAGCCACTTGGATGCAAACCCTTTTTGGTCAAGGGGTTGCGGTCACCAGTCACAAAGGGGCCCTTGGGCATACCCTAGGTGCTGCTGGCGCGATCGCGATCGCCCTCTCTTGCTTATCCTTACGGGAGCAGCAGATTCCTCCCTGTGTTGGCTGTGAGACTCCCGACTTTGACTTGGACATTGTCCAACAGACGCGTTCTGCCCCTCTAGAGCACATTCTCTGCTGTAGTTACGGCTTTGGGGGGCAAAATGCCGCGATTGTCCTCGCCCCTCCCTAG
- a CDS encoding glycosyl hydrolase family 57: MPRPTLPWSTCPPQGEPVLSGWEQALSEVPRCPPLPPQMLPSIRAAFACALHMHQPTIPAGEGGSLISHLQYMLMHPHEGDNHNATQFLWCYRRMGDWIPQLVAEGCQPRIMLDYSGNLLWGLEQMGQEEVLDALRRITVDAYAPYVEWLGTCWGHAVIPSTPIADIELHIRAWQHQFVALFGVEALQRVQGFSLPEMHLPNHPDTLFTLVTCLKRCGYSWLLVQEHSVEQLDGSPLPYAAKYVPNVLVARNSQGEVAEITVLIKTQGSDTKLVAQMQPYHEAKHLATHWQAPLGPPCVSQIADGENGGVMMNEYPRDFMPVWHEIKANPEAGVVGLNGSEYLALLAAQGVTSDRFPRCQAVHQHLLWQTLGDSPMTPERVAAAIAHLEQTNPHFSMAGASWTNHLSWVKGYETVLQPMERLSAEFHRIYDPLVATDPQVTQSPAYREALLYVLTSQTSCFRYWGSGRWTDYAKTICDRGMALLQETSV, from the coding sequence ATGCCCCGCCCTACCCTCCCTTGGTCAACCTGTCCGCCTCAAGGAGAACCTGTCCTCAGTGGTTGGGAACAGGCGTTGAGTGAAGTGCCCCGTTGCCCCCCCTTGCCCCCCCAAATGCTCCCCTCTATTCGCGCGGCCTTTGCCTGTGCCCTCCATATGCACCAGCCGACCATTCCAGCGGGGGAGGGCGGCAGCCTCATCAGTCACTTGCAGTATATGCTGATGCATCCCCACGAGGGGGACAATCACAACGCAACCCAATTTCTCTGGTGTTATCGACGCATGGGGGACTGGATTCCCCAGTTGGTGGCTGAGGGCTGTCAACCGCGGATTATGCTCGATTACTCCGGCAACCTCCTCTGGGGGCTGGAGCAGATGGGACAGGAAGAGGTGCTGGACGCCCTACGGCGGATTACCGTGGATGCCTATGCTCCCTATGTGGAATGGCTGGGCACCTGCTGGGGACATGCGGTGATTCCCTCCACTCCAATCGCTGACATTGAGTTGCATATTCGCGCTTGGCAGCATCAATTTGTGGCCCTCTTTGGGGTTGAGGCGCTGCAACGGGTACAGGGCTTTTCACTGCCAGAAATGCATTTGCCCAACCATCCGGATACGCTCTTTACCTTGGTGACCTGCCTCAAACGCTGTGGATACAGTTGGTTGCTGGTACAGGAGCACAGTGTTGAACAGTTGGATGGGTCGCCGCTACCCTACGCTGCCAAGTATGTACCGAATGTCCTTGTGGCGCGCAACTCCCAAGGAGAGGTGGCGGAAATAACGGTGCTGATTAAAACCCAAGGCTCGGATACGAAACTTGTGGCGCAAATGCAGCCTTATCACGAAGCTAAGCATCTGGCCACTCACTGGCAGGCTCCCCTTGGTCCCCCCTGTGTGAGTCAAATTGCCGATGGTGAAAACGGTGGTGTGATGATGAATGAATATCCCCGCGATTTTATGCCGGTGTGGCATGAGATAAAAGCGAATCCAGAGGCGGGGGTGGTGGGTCTCAATGGCAGTGAGTACCTTGCCCTCTTGGCGGCTCAGGGAGTGACTAGCGATCGCTTTCCTCGCTGTCAAGCGGTACACCAACATCTACTCTGGCAGACCTTAGGGGATAGCCCGATGACGCCAGAAAGGGTTGCGGCAGCGATCGCCCACCTTGAACAAACCAATCCCCACTTCTCCATGGCGGGTGCCTCTTGGACGAATCACCTCAGTTGGGTCAAGGGCTATGAGACCGTTCTGCAACCGATGGAACGCCTGAGTGCCGAGTTTCACCGCATCTATGATCCTTTGGTGGCGACTGACCCGCAAGTGACCCAAAGCCCTGCCTACCGCGAAGCGCTCCTCTATGTGCTGACATCGCAAACCAGTTGTTTTCGCTACTGGGGCAGTGGCCGCTGGACAGACTATGCAAAAACGATTTGCGATCGCGGGATGGCACTGTTGCAAGAAACTAGTGTTTGA
- the dxs gene encoding 1-deoxy-D-xylulose-5-phosphate synthase, whose protein sequence is MHLSELTHPNQLHGLSIAQLSQIAAQIRDKHLETVAATGGHLGPGLGVVELTLALYQTLDLDKDRVIWDVGHQAYPHKMLTGRYNNFHTLRQKGGIAGYLNLRESPFDHFGAGHASTSISAALGMAIARDLKGEKFKVVAIIGDGALTGGMALEAINHAGHLPHTNLMVVLNDNEMSISPNVGAIPRYLNKIRLSPQVQFITDNLEEQFKHIPFFGENLTPEMQRIKEGMKRLAVPKVGAVFEELGFTYVGPVDGHNLEELITTFQHAHTISGPVLVHVATVKGKGYAIAEKDQVGYHAQNPFDLVTGKAKPSSKPKPPSYSKVFGETLTKLAENDPRIVGITAAMATGTGLDILQKRVPNQYIDVGIAEQHAVTMAAGMATQGMRPVAAIYSTFLQRAYDQIVHDVCIQKLPVFFCMDRAGIVGADGPTHQGMYDIAYLRCLPNMVLMAPKDEAELQRMIVTGINYTDGPIALRYPRGNGYGVALMEEGWEPLEIGKGELLRPGEEILLVAYGSMVYPAMQVAEILKEHGMSAAVINARFAKPLDTELILPLAKQIGRVVTLEEGCLMGGFGSAVLEVLQEADILVPVLRLGVPDILVEHASPEESKADLGLTPPQMAKTIMEKFGVAQPRVVTAS, encoded by the coding sequence ATGCACTTAAGTGAACTCACCCATCCCAACCAGTTGCATGGGTTGTCCATTGCCCAATTGAGTCAAATTGCCGCCCAAATCCGCGACAAACATTTGGAAACGGTGGCAGCAACGGGGGGACACCTTGGACCGGGCTTGGGGGTTGTCGAACTCACCCTCGCACTCTACCAAACCCTTGACTTAGATAAAGATCGCGTGATTTGGGATGTGGGGCACCAAGCCTACCCCCACAAAATGTTGACGGGTCGCTACAACAACTTCCATACCCTGCGGCAAAAGGGAGGAATTGCTGGCTATCTCAACCTCCGCGAAAGCCCCTTTGATCACTTTGGTGCCGGTCATGCCTCCACCAGTATTTCCGCGGCCTTAGGGATGGCGATCGCCCGCGATCTCAAGGGAGAGAAGTTCAAAGTCGTGGCCATTATTGGTGATGGTGCTTTAACTGGGGGGATGGCGCTAGAAGCAATTAACCACGCCGGCCACTTGCCCCACACCAACCTGATGGTGGTGCTGAACGACAATGAGATGTCCATTTCCCCCAATGTGGGCGCGATTCCCCGCTATCTGAATAAAATCCGCCTCTCGCCGCAGGTGCAATTTATTACTGATAACCTCGAAGAGCAGTTCAAACATATCCCCTTCTTTGGTGAAAACCTAACCCCGGAGATGCAGCGCATCAAGGAGGGCATGAAACGCCTTGCGGTTCCTAAGGTGGGCGCCGTCTTTGAGGAACTGGGCTTTACTTACGTTGGTCCGGTGGATGGCCACAATTTGGAAGAACTCATTACCACATTTCAACATGCCCATACGATTTCCGGTCCTGTCTTGGTTCACGTGGCAACGGTTAAGGGCAAAGGCTACGCGATCGCCGAGAAAGACCAAGTGGGCTACCATGCACAAAACCCCTTTGATCTCGTCACTGGTAAGGCCAAACCCTCCAGCAAACCCAAGCCCCCCAGCTACTCCAAAGTCTTTGGCGAAACCCTGACTAAACTCGCAGAAAACGATCCGCGCATTGTTGGCATTACAGCGGCGATGGCCACGGGTACAGGGCTAGATATCCTCCAAAAACGGGTGCCCAACCAATACATTGATGTCGGCATTGCCGAGCAGCACGCCGTAACAATGGCCGCCGGCATGGCCACCCAAGGAATGCGCCCCGTAGCGGCGATTTACTCCACCTTCTTGCAGCGCGCCTACGACCAAATTGTTCACGATGTCTGCATCCAAAAGCTACCCGTCTTCTTCTGCATGGATCGGGCGGGGATTGTCGGTGCTGATGGCCCGACCCACCAAGGGATGTACGACATTGCCTATTTGCGCTGCCTGCCCAATATGGTGCTGATGGCACCCAAGGATGAGGCGGAATTGCAACGTATGATTGTAACGGGCATCAACTACACCGATGGCCCGATCGCCCTACGCTATCCCCGGGGCAATGGCTATGGTGTCGCCCTCATGGAGGAAGGCTGGGAACCCCTCGAAATCGGCAAAGGGGAACTCCTGCGCCCCGGTGAAGAGATTCTCTTGGTGGCCTACGGCTCAATGGTCTATCCGGCGATGCAAGTGGCAGAAATCCTCAAGGAACACGGCATGAGTGCCGCAGTGATCAATGCCCGCTTTGCCAAACCGCTAGATACTGAGTTGATTCTGCCTTTGGCGAAACAAATTGGCCGCGTGGTCACCTTAGAAGAAGGCTGCCTGATGGGGGGCTTTGGCTCGGCGGTACTCGAGGTACTCCAAGAGGCGGATATTCTGGTGCCTGTGTTGCGTTTGGGGGTACCGGATATCTTGGTTGAGCACGCTAGTCCCGAAGAATCAAAAGCTGACTTAGGACTCACACCCCCACAAATGGCTAAAACGATCATGGAAAAGTTTGGGGTGGCTCAACCAAGGGTGGTCACTGCCTCCTAG
- a CDS encoding FtsX-like permease family protein, with the protein MVSLARKNLLEDFSRFLVAQLGITFAVSLVTIQTGLLEGFGRSATLLVNKSQADFWIASSELRYFGLTLPIEYQVVLDAQAVAGVVAAEPLLIQSAMWRRSETEAIDPVQVVGIEPTGTLLPLTTVAGATLTELEEPYSVIVDRIDLNALSLTALGEQGRVNNYPATVTGWTRGVKSIVSSPYVFTSLETANLYLNFPRFDTSEPVPEFLPLVSPSTRITYVMVKANPAEDLAKVQERLRAAFPNYQVLSRAALSEMTRRYWLASTSVGFILGLGAGVGIVVGIVIVSQILYSSVSDRLQEYGTLKAMGASDGYLYRIIIEQALWMAVLGYLPGLGLCWGLGMWTMQARAIQIIITPQLALAVFSATVAMCVSASLLAIQKVMHLDPAQVFRA; encoded by the coding sequence ATGGTTTCCCTTGCCCGCAAAAATCTCTTAGAAGACTTTAGTCGCTTTCTCGTGGCTCAACTAGGCATCACGTTTGCCGTCAGTCTCGTCACCATTCAAACGGGACTCCTTGAGGGATTTGGGCGATCGGCCACTCTCTTGGTGAACAAAAGCCAAGCGGATTTCTGGATTGCCTCCAGTGAGTTGCGCTATTTTGGCTTAACGTTGCCTATTGAGTATCAAGTTGTCCTCGATGCCCAGGCAGTTGCAGGGGTTGTAGCCGCAGAACCTCTGTTGATCCAGTCAGCGATGTGGCGCCGTTCAGAGACAGAGGCGATCGATCCAGTGCAGGTGGTGGGTATTGAACCAACAGGCACCTTGCTGCCCTTGACGACAGTTGCTGGTGCAACCCTGACGGAGCTAGAGGAACCCTACAGTGTCATCGTGGATCGCATTGACCTCAATGCCCTTTCCCTTACGGCTCTAGGGGAGCAAGGTCGCGTGAATAACTACCCAGCGACGGTCACTGGCTGGACGCGCGGTGTCAAATCCATTGTCTCTAGCCCCTATGTCTTTACCTCGTTAGAAACGGCGAACCTTTACTTGAACTTCCCGCGGTTTGATACCAGTGAGCCGGTTCCCGAATTTCTGCCGTTGGTGTCCCCCAGTACCCGCATCACCTATGTTATGGTAAAAGCCAACCCGGCAGAGGATCTAGCAAAAGTGCAGGAGCGCTTGCGGGCAGCCTTTCCCAACTATCAAGTGCTCAGTCGTGCCGCCCTGAGTGAAATGACGCGGCGCTATTGGTTGGCCAGTACCAGTGTGGGGTTCATTTTGGGGCTAGGAGCAGGGGTGGGCATCGTTGTAGGGATAGTGATTGTCAGTCAGATTCTCTATTCCTCGGTGAGCGATCGCCTACAGGAGTATGGCACCCTCAAAGCAATGGGGGCTTCTGACGGGTACTTGTATCGCATTATTATTGAGCAAGCCCTGTGGATGGCCGTACTGGGTTATCTGCCCGGTTTAGGCCTGTGCTGGGGACTGGGGATGTGGACCATGCAAGCCCGTGCCATCCAAATTATCATTACTCCCCAACTTGCCCTCGCCGTTTTTAGTGCCACCGTAGCCATGTGTGTCAGTGCTTCCCTATTGGCGATTCAAAAAGTGATGCACCTTGATCCCGCCCAAGTTTTTCGAGCTTGA
- a CDS encoding DarT ssDNA thymidine ADP-ribosyltransferase family protein — protein MPEPKIKSLYYITHVNNLSSIFQHGILAHEQVVERGLSPTPIYNADIVAHRQHRLAPNGQSLWQYANLYFQPRNPMLYKVLSEINKNNVVILGIKPRILDIKGTFIALGNAAHFVTEIRDAKTGLQIIHRDYWSILNNDWWKTEDGTKRKIMAECLVPKVVPPTEIHSVYVASQEMAERLRQQFSSVEVVVEPHMFFQPRRRAAITTHLSWVDGDMFFSQMQTLTISVNTVGVMGKGLASRAKYQFPDMYVVYQDVCKKKQLTMGKPYLYKREASLDSDLADEPLSLPNLNANKWFLLFPTKTHWKRSSDITGIERGLQWLVDSYQAEGIQSLAVPALGCGLGGLDWREIGPLMCRYLSQMQIQVAIYLPQEQEVPAEFLTRDFLLAA, from the coding sequence ATGCCTGAACCCAAAATCAAAAGCTTATATTACATTACCCATGTGAACAACCTCTCCTCTATATTCCAACACGGAATTCTTGCACATGAGCAAGTCGTAGAACGCGGTCTTTCCCCGACACCTATCTATAACGCAGACATCGTTGCGCATCGGCAACACCGCCTCGCACCAAATGGTCAGAGTCTATGGCAATATGCCAACCTCTATTTTCAACCCCGAAATCCCATGCTTTATAAAGTATTAAGTGAAATCAATAAAAACAATGTTGTCATTTTAGGAATTAAACCCCGTATCCTAGATATCAAAGGAACCTTCATTGCTTTAGGGAATGCAGCCCACTTCGTTACTGAAATCCGCGATGCTAAAACTGGACTACAAATCATCCATCGCGATTATTGGAGCATTCTCAATAATGACTGGTGGAAAACTGAAGATGGTACAAAGCGAAAAATTATGGCGGAATGCTTGGTTCCAAAAGTGGTTCCCCCCACTGAGATTCATTCTGTTTATGTTGCAAGTCAGGAGATGGCAGAGCGCCTTCGACAACAGTTCAGTTCTGTTGAAGTCGTAGTTGAACCCCACATGTTTTTCCAACCCCGACGACGTGCTGCAATTACGACTCATCTATCTTGGGTGGATGGAGATATGTTCTTCTCCCAAATGCAAACCCTAACAATCAGTGTCAATACCGTCGGTGTAATGGGTAAGGGATTAGCCTCACGGGCAAAATATCAATTTCCGGATATGTACGTCGTCTATCAAGATGTCTGCAAGAAAAAGCAACTTACAATGGGGAAACCATATTTGTATAAACGTGAAGCTTCTCTAGACAGCGATCTAGCGGATGAACCTTTGAGCTTACCCAACTTGAATGCCAATAAATGGTTTTTACTCTTTCCGACTAAAACTCACTGGAAACGATCGTCTGACATTACAGGAATTGAGCGAGGTTTGCAATGGTTAGTGGATAGCTATCAAGCAGAAGGCATTCAATCTCTTGCTGTTCCCGCCCTTGGCTGTGGCTTGGGGGGTCTAGACTGGAGGGAAATAGGACCACTGATGTGTCGTTATCTTTCACAAATGCAGATTCAAGTGGCTATTTACTTGCCCCAGGAACAAGAGGTACCAGCAGAGTTTTTAACTAGGGATTTTTTACTAGCCGCCTAA
- a CDS encoding biotin--[acetyl-CoA-carboxylase] ligase, with protein MEFPWLVWLETCESTNTWALHHADQLYGGQVIYTQAQTRGRGQYNRAWQSPKGVLTASFILPQSAAIVAPSVQAGIAVMRALSGLRPTVERHLQLKWPNDVMVQGKKLAGILCERRSPWLVVGVGLNRCVDVAAMGLPQAISLHTLLHSPEAVPTDLELLAAIRAELLWCWQQSQGVQITAQRDFLRGRSLTLVQGAQRWQGIGVGISDRGTLQVRLSNGEVREFSSGHVIYNA; from the coding sequence ATGGAATTTCCTTGGTTGGTGTGGCTAGAAACCTGTGAGAGCACGAATACATGGGCATTGCACCATGCCGATCAACTCTATGGCGGTCAAGTCATCTACACTCAGGCACAAACACGGGGGCGAGGTCAGTACAACCGCGCTTGGCAGTCCCCAAAGGGGGTGTTGACGGCCTCCTTTATCCTGCCGCAGTCGGCGGCGATCGTTGCTCCCAGTGTCCAAGCAGGGATAGCCGTGATGCGGGCGTTGAGTGGGCTGCGACCAACGGTGGAACGCCATCTGCAATTGAAGTGGCCGAATGATGTGATGGTTCAGGGCAAGAAACTGGCGGGAATTCTCTGTGAACGCCGTTCCCCTTGGCTGGTGGTGGGGGTGGGACTGAACCGCTGTGTTGATGTTGCCGCAATGGGTCTTCCCCAAGCCATTAGCCTCCACACGCTGCTTCATTCTCCCGAAGCGGTGCCTACGGATCTGGAACTGCTAGCGGCGATTCGCGCTGAGCTTTTGTGGTGTTGGCAACAGTCCCAAGGGGTGCAGATCACGGCGCAGCGGGATTTTTTACGGGGGCGATCGCTGACTCTTGTTCAAGGAGCACAAAGGTGGCAGGGCATCGGTGTGGGCATTAGCGATCGCGGGACGTTGCAGGTGCGTCTCAGCAATGGCGAAGTGCGGGAATTTAGCAGTGGCCATGTGATCTACAACGCTTAG
- a CDS encoding DUF3119 family protein, with translation MQGTSLATVRLQPSFAVPLGVLLLSLPLWWLRWWLGLPLSLFAIFLAVQAATLRLEFTATALDVYRGSQQIRHFPYQQWQHWEVFWPAFPVLFYFREVKNIHFLPILSDVKTLVQCLQERCPRTAFISTVRNDG, from the coding sequence ATGCAAGGAACCTCACTGGCCACAGTACGTCTTCAACCCTCATTTGCTGTTCCTCTAGGGGTTCTGCTGTTAAGTCTGCCCCTGTGGTGGCTGCGCTGGTGGCTGGGCTTGCCCCTTTCGCTCTTTGCGATATTTTTGGCTGTGCAGGCGGCGACGCTGCGCTTGGAGTTTACGGCAACCGCTCTCGATGTCTATCGGGGCAGCCAACAGATTCGTCACTTTCCCTATCAGCAATGGCAGCACTGGGAGGTCTTTTGGCCGGCCTTCCCCGTCCTCTTTTATTTTCGGGAGGTCAAGAATATCCACTTTCTGCCGATTCTGTCTGACGTCAAAACTTTAGTACAATGCCTCCAAGAACGCTGCCCACGCACAGCCTTTATTTCCACGGTTCGCAATGACGGATGA
- the cutA gene encoding divalent-cation tolerance protein CutA, whose translation MIDIIKRDVRTAGLEAAMEYCVVMVTTATEAEALSLADQLVAEHLAACVQILPIQSIYRWQGTVHRDPEWQLLIKTRITLFEQVRDRLLALHSYEVPEIIALPIIAGSPAYLSWVKEQTQKISRG comes from the coding sequence ATGATCGACATCATCAAGCGTGACGTGAGGACAGCAGGCTTGGAAGCGGCAATGGAGTATTGTGTGGTGATGGTTACCACGGCCACAGAAGCTGAGGCACTCTCCTTGGCCGATCAACTCGTGGCTGAGCACCTCGCTGCCTGTGTGCAAATTCTGCCTATTCAATCAATATACCGCTGGCAAGGAACCGTACATCGCGATCCAGAATGGCAATTGCTCATTAAAACTCGCATCACTTTATTTGAGCAGGTGCGCGATCGCCTGCTGGCATTACACAGTTATGAAGTTCCAGAAATCATTGCCCTGCCAATTATTGCCGGTTCTCCTGCTTACTTGAGTTGGGTCAAAGAACAAACTCAAAAAATCTCTAGAGGTTAA